One genomic window of Equus caballus isolate H_3958 breed thoroughbred chromosome 6, TB-T2T, whole genome shotgun sequence includes the following:
- the RHNO1 gene encoding RAD9, HUS1, RAD1-interacting nuclear orphan protein 1 has product MPPRRKRRQSCQKAQLLFHHQPLEGPKHHYGSPQLPITHTRQVPSKPIDHNAITSWVSPQFDATAESWFPAKRKRHHRDQARHSSRKSTTSKFPHLTFESPQSSSSSAALGIPLTRECPNQSGKDPSGRPLVPMLSPQSWGELSAHELQNLPFVFIPPDILTPESSSVKERPIDPDQGGNSLPGCSPHPRTPMSPEPGPVLVQDTPEEKYGIKVTWRRRRHLFTYLRERGKLSKSQFLVQN; this is encoded by the exons ATGCCTCCCAGAAGAAAACGCCGCCAAAGTTGCCAGAAAGCCCAGCTGCTATTCCACCACCAACCACTGGAGGGCCCCAAACACCACTATGGATCTCCCCAGCTTCCAATCACGCACACTAGACAGGTGCCCAGCAAGCCCATTGACCACAACGCCATCACTTCCTGG GTATCACCTCAGTTTGATGCAACAGCAGAAAGCTGGTTCCCAGCCAAGCGGAAACGTCATCACCGAGACCAGGCAAGACATTCAAGTCGAAAATCAACCACCTCCAAGTTTCCACATCTAACATTTGAGAGTCCACAGTCTTCTTCCAGTTCAGCCGCACTTGGGATCCCCTTAACCAGAGAGTGCCCCAATCAATCAGGAAAGGACCCTTCCGGAAGACCCTTAGTTCCAATGCTCAGTCCCCAGAGCTGGGGGGAGCTGTCAGCACATGAACTTCAAAACTTGCCGTTTGTGTTCATTCCACCTGATATCCTGACCCCAGAGTCATCTTCTGTGAAGGAGCGGCCCATTGACCCAGATCAGGGAGGAAACAGCCTTCCAGGCTGTTCCCCTCACCCTAGGACCCCCATGAGCCCGGAGCCTGGGCCTGTTCTGGTGCAAGACACCCCTGAGGAGAAGTACGGGATAAAGGTCACATGGAGGAGACGGCGGCACCTGTTCACTTACCtcagggagagagggaagctgAGCAAAAGCCAGTTCCTTGTGCAAAACTAA